A single window of Methylocella tundrae DNA harbors:
- a CDS encoding site-specific DNA-methyltransferase gives MAKKPIEVDALKHAEAKRKNIPTAEFESVMREEDKTPVRLAYERRNRDLDPQLVWRGKDEQDWSDLIVSAPPLYIQEKVHPKVIIDDLRCHSKARADEAAPPAPDLFADFNGLKDKEAATEFYQHDAHWSNRMISGDSLSVMASLTEREGLRGQVQCIYFDPPYGIKFNSNFQWSTTSRDVKDGAKDQITREPEQVRAFRDTWRDGVHSYLTYLRDRLTVARDLLHESGSIFVQIGDENVHRVRALMDEVFGENNFVSEIAFSKTTGQTSDLLPTSYDLIIWYSKERESAKFRKILRVKTVGGEGAVVYTQIEHNDLSRRRMSNEEISSGIFDGRVFATSDIRSQSGGNATSFPVIFEGNEYRPGKGYWKTGPIGFDRLGKSNRITLGGSTIRYVRYFDDNPTFSFTNFWADTGTGSFTDEKVYVVQTGTKTIERCILMATDPGDLVLDPTCGSGTTAYVAEQWGRRWITIDTSRVAIALARSRLMGARYPYYLLADSPEGQRKEGEISRTPPKTAPTRGDIRHGFVYERVPHITLKSIANNAEIDVIWERWQETLEPLRAQLNAVLGRKQPWEEWEIPRQAGDPWKADAASLHAKLREAIAAGDVGEKSQKVLAQLNRLLGRTYAFATLPADAVDPWPSPEAIAIHGKWWDARIARQKEIDASIAAKAESEYLYDKPYIDKDRIRVAGPFTVESLSPHRTLAVDWNDELIDILDAVEGKRKPPERGIDRDEAMTDFAQMILENLKVAGVQQAHKEDRIAFTSLTGWPGNFICAEGLFMEGDKQKRAGIFIGPEFGTVSRPDLVAAAREAGDAGFDALIACAFNYDAHSAEFDKLGRVAVLKARMNPDLHMGTDLKATGAGNLFVIFGEPDIRIEDAGDGMIRVKVFGVDVFKPQTGEVVSEGTDGIALWMLDTDYNEESFFVRHAYFLGANDPYKALKTTLKAEIDPEAWESLYSDTSRPFPKPESGRIAVKVINHLGDEVMKVFGVELEK, from the coding sequence CTCATCGTCTCGGCGCCGCCGCTCTATATTCAGGAGAAGGTGCACCCGAAGGTCATCATCGACGATCTGCGGTGCCACTCGAAAGCGCGGGCGGATGAGGCGGCGCCTCCGGCGCCCGATCTCTTCGCCGATTTCAACGGGCTGAAAGACAAGGAGGCGGCGACCGAGTTTTACCAGCACGATGCGCATTGGTCGAACCGGATGATCTCGGGCGATTCACTCTCCGTGATGGCGAGTCTGACCGAGCGCGAGGGGCTGCGCGGGCAGGTGCAGTGCATCTATTTCGATCCGCCCTATGGCATAAAATTCAACTCGAATTTTCAGTGGTCCACGACTTCGCGCGACGTGAAGGATGGCGCAAAGGACCAGATCACCCGCGAGCCGGAACAGGTGCGCGCCTTCCGCGACACCTGGCGCGACGGCGTCCATTCCTATCTCACCTATCTGCGCGACCGGCTGACTGTTGCGCGTGACCTGTTGCATGAGAGCGGATCGATCTTCGTGCAGATCGGCGATGAGAATGTGCATCGGGTGCGAGCGCTGATGGATGAGGTGTTTGGAGAAAATAACTTTGTAAGTGAAATAGCGTTTTCGAAAACAACCGGACAAACTAGCGATCTTCTCCCGACGTCCTATGACCTAATTATTTGGTATTCCAAGGAAAGAGAATCGGCAAAATTTCGGAAGATCCTCCGCGTAAAGACAGTTGGAGGCGAAGGTGCGGTGGTATACACTCAAATTGAGCATAATGATTTATCGCGCCGTCGTATGTCCAATGAAGAAATATCTAGCGGCATCTTTGACGGACGGGTTTTTGCGACTTCAGACATTCGAAGCCAGAGCGGAGGTAATGCGACGAGTTTTCCGGTAATTTTCGAGGGAAACGAATACCGTCCCGGCAAAGGATATTGGAAAACGGGCCCAATAGGTTTTGATCGTCTAGGAAAATCGAATCGAATTACTCTTGGCGGTTCGACAATCCGGTATGTCAGGTATTTTGACGACAATCCTACTTTCAGCTTCACAAATTTTTGGGCTGATACAGGGACAGGTAGTTTCACTGACGAGAAGGTTTATGTCGTCCAAACGGGCACGAAGACCATTGAGCGCTGTATACTAATGGCTACCGACCCGGGCGACCTCGTGCTTGACCCAACCTGTGGCTCCGGCACCACCGCTTATGTCGCGGAGCAATGGGGTCGGCGCTGGATCACAATCGATACAAGCCGCGTCGCCATCGCGCTTGCCCGTTCGCGTCTGATGGGCGCGCGCTATCCCTATTATCTCCTCGCCGATTCGCCCGAAGGCCAGCGCAAGGAAGGCGAGATCAGCCGCACGCCGCCGAAGACGGCGCCGACCCGCGGCGACATCCGCCATGGCTTCGTCTATGAGCGCGTGCCGCATATCACGCTGAAAAGCATCGCCAACAACGCCGAGATCGACGTGATCTGGGAGAGATGGCAGGAGACGCTCGAGCCGCTGCGTGCGCAATTGAACGCAGTGCTTGGCCGCAAACAACCATGGGAAGAATGGGAAATTCCCAGACAAGCCGGCGATCCCTGGAAGGCAGACGCGGCCTCATTGCACGCAAAACTCCGCGAAGCGATCGCCGCCGGTGATGTTGGCGAGAAATCGCAGAAGGTGCTCGCCCAACTCAACAGACTGCTCGGCCGTACCTACGCCTTCGCCACATTGCCCGCGGACGCCGTCGACCCCTGGCCAAGCCCGGAAGCCATCGCAATCCACGGCAAATGGTGGGACGCCCGCATCGCCCGCCAGAAAGAAATCGACGCCTCGATCGCCGCCAAGGCCGAGTCGGAATATCTTTACGATAAGCCCTATATCGACAAGGACCGCATCCGCGTCGCCGGGCCCTTCACGGTCGAGAGCCTGTCGCCGCATCGCACGCTCGCGGTCGACTGGAACGACGAACTGATCGACATTCTTGACGCCGTCGAGGGCAAGCGCAAGCCGCCAGAAAGGGGCATCGACCGCGACGAAGCGATGACCGACTTCGCCCAGATGATTCTCGAAAACCTCAAAGTCGCCGGCGTCCAGCAGGCGCATAAGGAAGACCGTATCGCCTTCACGAGCCTTACCGGCTGGCCCGGCAACTTCATCTGCGCCGAGGGCCTCTTCATGGAAGGCGATAAGCAGAAGCGCGCCGGAATTTTCATCGGTCCGGAATTTGGCACCGTGTCGCGTCCCGATCTCGTCGCCGCCGCGCGCGAGGCGGGCGACGCGGGTTTCGATGCGCTCATCGCCTGCGCCTTCAACTATGACGCTCATTCCGCCGAGTTCGACAAGCTCGGCCGCGTGGCGGTGCTGAAAGCGCGCATGAACCCCGACCTTCATATGGGGACCGACCTCAAGGCCACCGGCGCCGGCAATCTCTTCGTCATCTTCGGCGAGCCCGACATCAGGATCGAGGACGCCGGAGACGGCATGATCCGAGTCAAGGTGTTCGGCGTCGATGTGTTCAAGCCGCAGACCGGCGAGGTGGTCTCCGAAGGCACCGACGGCATCGCGCTGTGGATGCTCGACACCGACTACAACGAGGAAAGCTTCTTCGTCCGCCACGCCTATTTCCTCGGCGCGAACGATCCCTACAAGGCGTTGAAAACGACGCTCAAAGCCGAGATCGACCCTGAAGCGTGGGAAAGCCTCTACAGCGACACGTCGCGCCCGTTCCCGAAGCCGGAATCCGGCCGCATCGCAGTGAAGGTCATCAACCATCTCGGGGATGAGGTGATGAAGGTGTTTGGAGTGGAGTTAGAAAAATGA
- a CDS encoding 3'-5' exonuclease, with protein sequence MDFRIADTFTDSLGRLTAQEQKAAKTTAFDLQMNPSAPGLSFHKLDRAKDTNFWSVRVNADIRLIVHRTPSSLLLTYVDHHDDAYKWAERRKIERHPATGAMQLVEVRERIEEIEILKPKVIEALAQAAKPKLFDNLRKFELMSFGVPEEWIADVRTADEDSLFDVIKHLPQEAQEALLKLAVGEQPEIPAAVPKAPYQSAAPPAVESAPILFDADAFAHPDAQRRFRLVSTAEELQRALDYPWEKWAVFLHPDQTALVERDYSGPVRVSGSAGTGKTIVALHRAVYLARQNPAAKVLLTTFSHALANALKRKIDQLIGNEPLVAERIVVKSISEVGHDLYARAFGEPSIASADLIRSLLSQAALSADGAKFSPQFLFGEWSEVVDAWNLKSWEAYSQVSRLGRKTRLSGKQREKLWAIFELVRAGLRERGSVTWADVFGSLSERLAEGADRPYDFAVVDEAQDIGIAEARFFSALGGNRPNALFFAGDIGQRIFQQPFSWKSLGIDVRGRSHTLRINYRTSHQIRTHADRLLPSSIADVDGNSESRRGTVSVFNGPTPGVRIFDDARAEQQAVGHWIADRLKEGYQPNEIGVFVRSEDQLVRALQAVKAAGGSAIELTDEVEASAGHIGISTMHFAKGLEFRAVAVMACDEDVLPLQERIETVTDDADLEEVYNTERHLLYVACTRARDQLFVTGIAPASEFLGDFAAR encoded by the coding sequence ATGGACTTTCGCATCGCCGATACATTCACCGACAGCCTGGGGCGGCTCACGGCGCAGGAACAGAAGGCAGCAAAGACCACCGCCTTCGACCTGCAAATGAATCCGTCGGCGCCGGGCCTATCGTTCCACAAGCTCGACCGCGCTAAAGACACGAATTTCTGGTCCGTTCGCGTGAACGCGGACATCCGGCTGATCGTCCACCGAACGCCATCGAGCCTTTTGCTCACCTATGTCGATCACCACGACGACGCCTATAAATGGGCCGAGCGCCGCAAGATCGAACGCCATCCGGCAACCGGCGCCATGCAACTGGTCGAGGTCCGCGAGCGCATCGAGGAAATCGAGATCCTTAAGCCGAAAGTGATCGAAGCGCTGGCCCAAGCGGCAAAACCGAAGCTGTTCGACAATCTGCGCAAATTCGAACTCATGAGCTTCGGCGTGCCTGAGGAGTGGATCGCCGACGTCCGGACAGCCGATGAAGACAGCCTGTTCGATGTCATCAAACATTTGCCGCAGGAGGCGCAGGAGGCGCTGCTGAAGCTCGCCGTCGGCGAGCAGCCGGAGATTCCCGCAGCAGTTCCCAAGGCGCCTTATCAAAGCGCGGCGCCCCCGGCAGTGGAGAGCGCGCCCATATTGTTCGATGCCGATGCTTTCGCGCATCCCGATGCGCAGCGCCGGTTTCGCCTGGTCAGCACCGCCGAAGAGCTGCAGCGCGCGCTCGACTACCCGTGGGAAAAATGGGCGGTCTTTTTGCACCCGGACCAGACCGCGCTCGTCGAACGCGACTATTCGGGTCCGGTTCGCGTCTCCGGTTCAGCGGGGACAGGCAAGACGATCGTCGCGCTCCATCGCGCGGTCTATCTTGCGCGCCAGAATCCGGCGGCGAAGGTCCTCCTTACGACCTTCTCCCATGCATTGGCGAACGCGCTCAAAAGGAAGATTGACCAGCTCATCGGCAATGAGCCGCTCGTCGCGGAGCGAATCGTTGTGAAGTCGATTTCCGAGGTTGGCCATGATCTCTATGCGCGCGCCTTCGGCGAGCCCAGCATTGCTTCAGCCGATCTCATTCGATCGCTGCTGTCGCAAGCGGCATTGAGCGCAGATGGCGCGAAATTCTCGCCGCAGTTCCTGTTCGGCGAATGGAGCGAGGTGGTCGACGCATGGAACCTCAAGAGCTGGGAAGCCTATTCGCAGGTTTCTCGCCTTGGCCGGAAGACCCGGCTCAGCGGCAAGCAGCGTGAAAAGCTTTGGGCGATTTTCGAGCTGGTTCGCGCTGGCCTTCGGGAGCGTGGTTCGGTTACCTGGGCTGACGTTTTCGGTTCACTTTCTGAGCGTCTCGCTGAGGGCGCGGACAGACCATACGATTTCGCGGTCGTCGACGAGGCGCAGGACATTGGCATTGCCGAAGCCCGTTTCTTCAGCGCACTTGGCGGCAATCGTCCCAACGCGTTGTTCTTCGCCGGCGACATCGGTCAGCGGATCTTCCAGCAGCCGTTTTCATGGAAATCCCTTGGGATCGACGTAAGGGGCCGTTCCCACACCTTGCGCATCAATTACCGCACGTCGCACCAGATTCGCACCCACGCAGACCGGCTCCTGCCGTCATCGATCGCGGACGTCGACGGAAATTCTGAGAGCCGACGAGGTACAGTCTCGGTCTTCAACGGGCCGACGCCCGGGGTGCGGATTTTTGATGACGCACGCGCGGAGCAGCAAGCCGTCGGGCACTGGATCGCAGACCGTCTCAAAGAAGGATATCAGCCAAATGAGATCGGCGTCTTCGTCAGGTCGGAGGATCAATTGGTGCGCGCCCTCCAGGCCGTCAAGGCGGCTGGCGGCTCGGCGATCGAATTGACCGACGAAGTTGAGGCCAGCGCCGGCCACATCGGGATCAGCACCATGCATTTCGCGAAGGGCCTCGAGTTCCGCGCCGTCGCCGTCATGGCCTGCGACGAAGATGTGCTGCCGCTTCAGGAACGCATCGAGACGGTCACGGACGACGCCGACCTCGAGGAGGTCTATAATACGGAACGGCATCTACTTTATGTTGCATGCACGCGGGCCAGAGATCAGCTTTTCGTCACGGGCATCGCTCCAGCGTCGGAGTTCCTTGGGGATTTCGCCGCGCGGTAA
- a CDS encoding DEAD/DEAH box helicase, whose protein sequence is MLARNTYLVIDPDLKIALDVVRRKQAASKDERREFMKNPRAAIAEALGAAEEEAAASLFVETAQYSDRVLELGLWEPPALAWLTRKSGQWLPESFPIWVGSRQIAMTPDSITTLKQNCAAARQAGEADIEVQGERHSVDVVEQAVREAEALYGTFNPDRAQPPADAADNANQAGDPSAAPEDPASGDDLVLLIKTNIDGLDYELVHPRRGARIARDLPHQALGATTPQPHQLEGFDWLVKTWSAGWPGVLLADDMGLGKTLQALLFLAWIRRNELASGRAEPPTKRPILIVAPTALLTNWVAESVRHLAQHALGTCVEAFGSSLVKLKRPKGAQWSPEDALEIGALTSADWILTTYETLADNHRAFARVFFSVIVFDEMQKVKSPGTINTQSAKAMHADFVIGLTGTPIENRIEDLWCVMDRIAPGYLGDLKNFSAEYGGEDPAALKMLKVRLEAPFREGPAVMLRRMKEEILVGLPKKNVKKYPTPMPSIQSEAYDAAVAEARKGKGDPAGMLKVVHALRSISLHPTGAQNVDSYDAHSVRRWIAASARLSKTIELLHSIRSASEKAIVFIEDLEIQKTLAAAVPQLLGLSKPPDVINGGTPGKKRQAVVDRFQDGGKGFDLLLLSPRAAGVGLTITAANHVIHLSRWWNPAVEDQCNDRVYRIGQDREVTIHVPIARHPVFGDESFDHTLDDLLEIKRKLSRHMLAPPVQSNDVSRLFGAAIRGEQVQRPPN, encoded by the coding sequence GTGCTTGCGCGCAATACCTACCTTGTCATCGACCCGGACCTCAAGATCGCTCTCGATGTCGTCCGCCGGAAGCAGGCGGCCTCGAAAGATGAGCGCCGGGAATTCATGAAAAATCCGCGGGCGGCGATCGCCGAGGCTCTCGGCGCGGCTGAAGAGGAGGCGGCTGCCAGTCTCTTCGTCGAAACGGCCCAGTATTCGGATCGAGTTCTTGAGCTCGGGTTGTGGGAGCCGCCCGCCCTTGCGTGGCTCACACGCAAGTCCGGGCAATGGCTGCCGGAAAGCTTCCCCATTTGGGTCGGCTCGCGCCAGATCGCCATGACTCCAGACAGCATTACGACTCTCAAGCAAAACTGCGCCGCCGCGCGGCAGGCCGGCGAGGCTGACATCGAGGTGCAGGGCGAACGGCACTCGGTTGATGTCGTCGAGCAAGCCGTTCGCGAAGCCGAAGCGCTATATGGAACTTTTAACCCCGACAGAGCGCAGCCGCCTGCCGATGCGGCCGATAACGCGAACCAGGCAGGAGATCCATCAGCGGCGCCAGAGGATCCGGCTTCCGGCGATGATCTGGTCCTTCTGATCAAGACGAACATCGACGGGCTCGATTACGAGTTAGTCCACCCTAGACGGGGGGCACGTATCGCGCGGGACCTTCCGCATCAAGCACTCGGCGCAACGACGCCGCAGCCGCATCAGCTCGAAGGATTCGACTGGCTGGTGAAGACCTGGAGCGCAGGTTGGCCTGGCGTGCTCCTCGCAGACGATATGGGTCTCGGTAAAACCTTACAGGCGCTCCTGTTCCTCGCATGGATCCGGCGCAACGAACTTGCGTCTGGTCGCGCCGAACCACCGACGAAGCGGCCCATCTTGATCGTCGCGCCGACGGCGCTGCTCACGAACTGGGTCGCTGAGTCGGTCCGACACCTCGCGCAGCATGCGCTCGGAACCTGCGTCGAGGCTTTCGGAAGCAGTCTCGTGAAGCTCAAACGCCCGAAGGGCGCGCAATGGTCACCAGAGGACGCTCTGGAGATTGGCGCGCTGACTAGCGCGGATTGGATCCTGACAACCTATGAGACGCTCGCGGATAATCATCGCGCTTTTGCGCGCGTGTTCTTCTCGGTGATTGTGTTCGATGAGATGCAAAAGGTTAAATCTCCCGGCACCATCAACACCCAGAGCGCGAAGGCGATGCATGCGGATTTCGTTATCGGGCTCACTGGTACGCCGATCGAAAACCGAATCGAGGATCTGTGGTGCGTCATGGACCGGATTGCGCCTGGATATCTTGGCGACCTCAAGAATTTTTCAGCCGAGTATGGCGGCGAAGACCCCGCGGCGTTGAAGATGCTGAAAGTTAGGCTTGAGGCGCCATTCCGCGAAGGACCCGCCGTCATGCTTCGACGGATGAAAGAGGAAATCCTCGTCGGCCTGCCAAAGAAGAACGTCAAGAAATATCCGACGCCGATGCCCAGCATTCAATCGGAAGCGTATGACGCCGCCGTCGCGGAGGCCCGAAAAGGCAAAGGCGATCCTGCGGGGATGCTGAAAGTCGTGCATGCCCTTCGCAGCATTTCACTACATCCAACCGGTGCGCAAAATGTCGACTCTTATGACGCGCATTCGGTGCGGCGGTGGATTGCCGCTTCGGCACGCCTGTCTAAGACTATCGAATTGCTGCATTCAATCAGGAGCGCATCCGAGAAAGCGATTGTGTTCATCGAAGATCTTGAGATACAAAAGACTCTTGCCGCAGCGGTTCCGCAGCTTTTAGGCCTCTCAAAGCCGCCCGACGTTATCAACGGCGGAACGCCCGGAAAGAAGAGGCAGGCCGTCGTAGATCGGTTTCAGGATGGCGGGAAAGGTTTTGATCTCCTACTGCTGTCGCCGCGCGCGGCGGGGGTCGGGCTGACGATCACGGCTGCAAACCATGTCATCCATCTTAGCCGCTGGTGGAATCCTGCTGTCGAAGACCAATGCAACGATCGGGTCTATCGCATTGGGCAGGATCGTGAAGTCACGATCCATGTGCCGATTGCACGCCATCCGGTTTTCGGCGACGAGTCGTTCGATCACACGCTCGATGATCTTCTTGAGATCAAACGCAAGTTGTCTCGCCACATGCTGGCGCCGCCAGTGCAGAGCAACGACGTCAGTCGTCTTTTCGGAGCGGCAATCAGAGGCGAGCAGGTTCAACGCCCGCCAAACTAA
- a CDS encoding EH signature domain-containing protein: MGLLRSALIQFSGRPPKVGPPPIVQILAAANRLPDPRALAAPRASEDYNAIAAAILLKCRAGETLSDREIRRGSWCLWETEPALAGTLAFRVILAGVEEAPGKRPFRALASSFMQSFDPTRDGMEATGQALASKAAKAGRPWIVLQYRYAIFEPKRGPDLVAQAAIDAGRSPTKLLSDEGLGSLNAQSGYARACAARSLERLAADVLMAGHRRFELVRAIGLHSDKRLIFEDHAPLVANALILPFRNAPLDQTLQHQILNLALGLFGDPRLPSKRWSRMEEAAAVVRRWLIRASLRQFFDVVDVVATERMWKYRRAFWEAVDRAELILDARVVFAKDGALVARRSFGAELPFSIFAGGTVQANHAVLLMRTGRGVVAEWSHNGKCIIWSDAEDPMAPRLHQREYDPSRLRHPSATDALDRHVFAVSHVHSDQYSWQGKVAAKLHQMTGVRIAPADYGISQR; this comes from the coding sequence GTGGGGCTGCTTCGATCTGCTCTGATACAATTTTCTGGGCGACCTCCCAAGGTCGGGCCGCCGCCAATAGTGCAGATCCTGGCGGCCGCTAATCGGCTTCCTGATCCCCGCGCTCTGGCGGCGCCGCGCGCGAGCGAAGACTATAATGCGATAGCCGCGGCGATTCTCTTAAAATGTCGCGCGGGCGAAACCCTGAGCGACCGAGAGATCCGCCGCGGGTCATGGTGCCTGTGGGAAACGGAGCCTGCGCTCGCCGGAACATTGGCGTTCCGGGTAATCCTTGCCGGCGTAGAGGAGGCGCCGGGAAAGCGCCCCTTCCGGGCTCTCGCGTCGTCGTTCATGCAAAGCTTTGATCCCACCCGAGACGGGATGGAGGCCACCGGCCAGGCGCTGGCGAGCAAGGCCGCGAAGGCGGGAAGGCCCTGGATAGTCCTGCAATACCGCTACGCCATCTTCGAGCCAAAGCGCGGACCCGATCTCGTCGCGCAGGCGGCAATCGACGCCGGTCGTTCTCCGACGAAACTGTTGAGTGATGAGGGACTAGGTTCGCTCAATGCGCAATCCGGATACGCGAGAGCCTGCGCAGCGCGTTCCCTGGAGCGGTTGGCCGCGGATGTCCTGATGGCTGGGCACCGTCGCTTCGAGCTGGTCAGAGCGATCGGTCTTCATAGCGACAAGCGCCTGATTTTCGAAGATCACGCTCCGCTCGTCGCCAATGCACTGATTCTTCCGTTCAGGAACGCGCCTCTTGATCAAACCCTTCAGCATCAGATTCTCAACCTCGCGCTCGGCCTCTTTGGTGATCCCCGACTGCCTTCTAAGCGCTGGAGCCGCATGGAGGAAGCGGCCGCTGTCGTGCGGCGGTGGCTCATTCGCGCGTCGCTGCGGCAATTTTTCGATGTCGTCGACGTGGTCGCCACAGAACGCATGTGGAAATATAGACGCGCGTTCTGGGAAGCGGTGGATCGCGCTGAACTTATCTTGGACGCGCGTGTCGTCTTCGCGAAAGACGGTGCTCTCGTTGCCAGACGATCATTCGGAGCCGAACTGCCGTTTTCCATTTTTGCCGGCGGCACCGTTCAGGCGAATCACGCTGTGCTCCTGATGAGAACAGGCCGTGGCGTGGTCGCCGAATGGAGCCACAACGGCAAATGCATCATCTGGAGCGATGCTGAAGACCCGATGGCCCCGCGACTGCATCAGCGAGAGTATGATCCATCCAGACTGCGCCATCCAAGCGCGACCGATGCGCTCGATCGCCACGTCTTCGCCGTGTCGCATGTCCATTCTGATCAGTACTCATGGCAGGGCAAAGTCGCTGCGAAATTGCATCAGATGACGGGCGTGCGCATTGCCCCGGCGGACTACGGGATTTCACAGCGATGA
- a CDS encoding OmpA/MotB family protein has product MLGDQHAATAHADEEENYFVSMTDMMVGVLFIFIIMLMVFALDYRSKTDDQTESLKVAQEVAKKLETLRKEVSEEISALDEAQRTRQRLLQQLKSELETQRLRVEVDEQNGVLRLTEDAVRFDADKATLSDAARQNVARIARVLNDVLPAYAACQSRLERVECRDTPGSTVETVFIEGHTDVTGVKDPDERDRRNWELSTERAVNTYRGIIADAPLLRAMRNLKREEIISVSGYSSARPIDSAERADAWAKNRRIDLRFVMEIESKQRLHEILTRTSEMQKEIERLAKASGG; this is encoded by the coding sequence ATGCTAGGAGACCAACACGCTGCAACCGCACATGCCGATGAGGAAGAGAATTACTTCGTCTCGATGACGGACATGATGGTCGGCGTGTTGTTTATCTTTATTATTATGCTGATGGTCTTTGCCCTCGACTACCGTAGCAAAACCGACGATCAGACTGAATCCCTCAAGGTCGCTCAAGAGGTCGCGAAAAAGCTGGAGACGCTGCGCAAGGAGGTAAGCGAGGAGATCTCAGCACTCGATGAGGCGCAGCGAACCCGGCAGCGGCTCCTGCAACAGCTGAAGAGCGAACTTGAAACGCAAAGGCTCCGTGTCGAGGTGGATGAGCAGAACGGCGTGCTGCGTCTGACGGAGGATGCCGTGCGCTTCGACGCTGACAAGGCGACGCTCTCGGACGCGGCGCGCCAGAACGTCGCCCGCATCGCGCGTGTTCTCAACGACGTTCTCCCTGCCTATGCCGCCTGCCAGTCACGGCTCGAGCGCGTCGAATGCCGCGATACGCCCGGCTCCACGGTCGAGACGGTTTTCATTGAGGGCCACACCGATGTAACCGGCGTTAAGGACCCGGATGAGCGCGACAGGCGCAACTGGGAGCTATCAACCGAGCGCGCGGTCAACACCTATCGCGGAATCATCGCCGACGCTCCCCTTCTACGCGCTATGCGCAATCTCAAGCGAGAAGAGATCATTTCCGTTTCGGGCTATTCGTCCGCACGCCCAATCGATTCAGCTGAGAGAGCAGATGCATGGGCGAAAAATCGACGCATCGATCTGCGCTTTGTGATGGAAATCGAAAGCAAGCAGAGACTTCACGAAATCCTTACGCGAACCAGCGAAATGCAGAAGGAAATCGAGCGCCTCGCCAAGGCGAGCGGGGGCTGA